One window from the genome of Bradyrhizobium xenonodulans encodes:
- a CDS encoding ABC transporter substrate-binding protein: MTRLSHFLGFAALAAVTSAQAAELPAEIKQAGTLKLTVNSTYAPMEYRDPATNELVGLDIDLANELAKRLGVKIVWSETPFAELIPSLQTKRADFIISGISDRASRRETADFVDYLGTGPQFFVMADSAAKDAIDLCGKKVGTTRSTSFPVEIEKWSKQNCEPAGKPAIQYVPGENSIDVRNQLKQGRIDAAVQGSETLPYAQTQEPGKYRVVGEPFAKGFQGIMFRKEDAALREVVTEKLTAMIADGAYKAVLDKWGLGANAVAQPTLNAAPQ, encoded by the coding sequence ATGACACGCCTCTCGCACTTTCTCGGTTTCGCAGCGCTGGCTGCCGTGACGTCGGCGCAGGCGGCCGAGCTGCCGGCGGAGATCAAGCAGGCGGGCACGCTGAAGCTCACGGTCAACTCCACCTACGCGCCGATGGAATATCGCGATCCCGCGACCAATGAGCTTGTCGGGCTCGACATCGATCTGGCGAATGAGCTGGCGAAGCGGCTCGGCGTCAAAATCGTCTGGAGTGAGACGCCGTTCGCCGAGCTGATCCCGTCGCTCCAGACCAAACGCGCCGATTTCATCATCTCCGGCATCTCCGACCGTGCCTCGCGGCGCGAAACCGCCGATTTCGTCGACTATCTCGGCACCGGCCCGCAGTTCTTTGTGATGGCGGACAGCGCCGCCAAGGACGCCATTGATCTTTGCGGCAAGAAGGTCGGCACCACACGCAGCACCAGCTTCCCGGTCGAGATCGAGAAGTGGAGCAAGCAGAATTGCGAGCCGGCCGGCAAGCCCGCCATCCAGTACGTCCCGGGCGAGAACTCGATCGACGTCCGCAACCAGCTCAAGCAGGGCCGCATCGACGCCGCCGTGCAGGGCAGTGAGACGCTGCCTTATGCGCAGACGCAGGAGCCCGGCAAATACCGCGTCGTCGGCGAGCCCTTCGCCAAGGGTTTCCAAGGCATCATGTTCCGCAAGGAGGATGCGGCCTTGCGTGAGGTCGTGACGGAAAAGCTCACCGCGATGATCGCCGACGGCGCCTACAAGGCGGTTCTCGATAAATGGGGCTTAGGTGCCAACGCGGTCGCGCAGCCCACGCTGAACGCGGCGCCGCAATGA
- a CDS encoding N-carbamoyl-D-amino-acid hydrolase, whose translation MGPTQKADTRAHTLKRMLDMLEEAASRGASLVVFPELAFTTFFPRWLLEGDALDQYFERGMPNPAVAKLFDRARALRVGFYVGYAELTPDGRRYNCAILVDRDGEILGRYRKVHLPGSVEPREGARYQQLEKRYFEYGDLGFPAFRAGSSWAHAIMGMMICNDRRWPESWRVLGLQGVELVCIGYNSAAYDPNGGTTEDGALRTFHSTLVTQANAYMNATWAISVAKAGEEDGSGLIGGSCIVDPNGRIVAQAGTLADEVIVADIDLDLCRQGKDKMFNFAAHRRPEQYRVITERAGVIEPAVLDAD comes from the coding sequence GCCGATACGCGCGCGCATACGCTGAAGCGGATGCTCGACATGCTGGAGGAGGCGGCTAGCCGCGGTGCCAGCCTCGTCGTGTTTCCCGAGCTTGCCTTCACCACGTTCTTCCCGCGCTGGCTGCTCGAAGGCGACGCGCTCGATCAGTATTTCGAGCGCGGCATGCCGAATCCCGCCGTGGCAAAGCTGTTCGACCGTGCGCGCGCACTGCGCGTCGGCTTCTACGTCGGCTATGCCGAACTGACGCCGGATGGCCGGCGCTACAATTGCGCCATCCTGGTCGATCGCGACGGCGAGATTCTCGGCCGCTATCGCAAGGTGCATCTGCCGGGCTCGGTCGAGCCGCGCGAGGGCGCGCGCTACCAGCAGCTCGAAAAGCGCTATTTCGAATATGGCGATCTCGGCTTTCCCGCCTTCCGCGCCGGCTCATCCTGGGCCCACGCCATCATGGGCATGATGATCTGCAACGACCGCCGCTGGCCGGAATCCTGGCGCGTGCTCGGCCTGCAAGGCGTCGAGCTCGTCTGCATCGGCTACAATTCGGCGGCCTACGATCCCAATGGCGGCACCACCGAAGACGGCGCGCTTCGCACCTTCCATTCCACGCTGGTGACGCAGGCCAACGCCTACATGAACGCGACCTGGGCGATCTCGGTGGCGAAGGCGGGCGAGGAGGACGGCTCCGGTCTGATCGGCGGCTCCTGCATCGTCGATCCCAACGGCCGCATCGTCGCGCAGGCGGGAACTCTGGCCGATGAAGTGATTGTCGCCGACATCGATCTCGATCTCTGCCGCCAGGGCAAGGACAAGATGTTCAATTTCGCCGCCCACCGGCGGCCGGAGCAATACAGGGTCATCACCGAACGCGCCGGCGTCATCGAGCCGGCCGTTCTCGATGCGGACTGA